Proteins encoded within one genomic window of Bombus vancouverensis nearcticus chromosome 4, iyBomVanc1_principal, whole genome shotgun sequence:
- the LOC117160911 gene encoding sorting nexin-25, which yields MIWTGILYIPAIIALFYWNNLLWCYFFVLLTISCFLLGCLIVIFINIALSLKHHTTATTSKTIAEMDAFHNLLMKGYVAKTENTKKHVRYPLVFTRMVDGALQNLLDLIFQDFVGLWLNELAFNSEQIIDNMKQDTWGAIQTLHDRLSKVDHTKLVVCSIVNKITFHFEKIRLAQTASTQGEDPVFILSTHLMSPTAELDYLKKVSELYILFLLPPCYSLAPMKYLLREILTCKILKPAIDLITNPDYINQKILSYIDQQQLAEAMHRKTYEYAESFEDFIRMIKSSKDLEVLKHIRYNIVTEIMQATTIQNIKRAQGLDPDTNAFGKSDAIQARKLTRYISQLTYAKNTCECHMQSLGWNGYPVQASDVTDAAVTEERILPLQYILDNVIGRRYLSQFLEQVASQDLIGYWAAVQELRNADKSNWHQLGAEIFYTYITSPTAEIKVDRAIRKKMESFLLGDIGPNVFYEVQDNVVKILEEKYYPSFMVSDQYKNMQEALLNERVDDLVEDRHMGNGTLSENISLFVGEHSNYARSKLDQLQEKLNNKMQALQALKSSLKPESKVLNFLAKEVEWLQSEKKQLEAHLTHTEMWAEHLGHWRAEVQSAEVPDNGESPQFVLVVHMTEGEDNTESIYSGWVVLRKLQDFQDLHRKLRQLCSNVKNLDLPSQPLKFFGKSDKNTLDKAKMQIQKYLNFVLEDEKLNQSEALYTFLSPSSEHLKYAPPSPKKSRFSLSTLFKTSNNNSELRDKEEEEDFSLLLDDTDSGRSATDGIFNVNKDAIAEPLYTLLGEIFDLRGVFRWLRRSLITFVQITYGRTINRQIRDTIAWVFSEPMLHYYIQLFTKSWWPNGHLVFEATFRTDEEKLKTRGEARRQFLNNIPDVLTNLVGAQSAQRGAIKIFDSLQNVNLNKQLFYDIFEVLMYEVFPEFKRKQ from the exons ATGATATGGACCGGCATTCTGTATATTCCAGCTATAATCGCACTTTTCTAttggaataatttattatgGTGCTACTTTTTTGTTTTACTAACCATATCTTGCTTCCTTTTGGGATGTTTGATTGTCATATTCATCAACATTGCTCTTTCTCTGAAACATCACACTACTGCAACAACTTCAAAAACAATTGCAGAAATGGATGCCTTTCATAATCTGTTGAtg AAGGGGTACGTAGCTAAAACTGAAAATACTAAGAAACATGTCAGATATCCATTGGTTTTTACTCGTATGGTGGATGGAGCTTTGCAGAATTTATTGGACTTAATTTTTCAAGACTTTGTTGGTCTTTGGTTAAATGAATTGGCTTTTAATTCTGAACAAATAATTGACAATATGAAGCAAGACACATGGGGTGCGATTCAAACTCTTCATGATCGTTTATCAAAAGTGGATCATACAAAACTAGTTGTTTGTAGTAtagtaaataaaattacattccattttgaaaaaattagactTGCTCAAACAGCTTC aaCACAAGGTGAAGATCCagtatttattttatctacACATTTAATGTCACCTACAGCCGAACTAGACTATTTGAAGAAGGTCAGTGAATTGTATATCTTATTTTTGTTGCCACCTTGTTATTCTCTTGCtccaatgaaatatttattgagGGAAATTCTTACATGCAAAA TACTAAAACCAGCAATAGACTTAATAACAAATCCAGACTATATCAATCAGAAAATTTTATCATATATTGATCAACAACAACTTGCAGAAGCAATGCACAGGAAAACTTATGAATATGCTGAATCATTTGAGGACTTCATTCGTATGATTAAAAGCTCTAAAGATCTAGAGGTTTTAAAGCATATCAGATATAATATTGTTACTGAAATTATGCAAGCTACaacaatacaaaatattaaaagagCGCAAGGTTTAGATCCAGATACTAATGCATTTGGAAAGTCTGATGCCATTCAAGCTCGAAAATTGACGAGGTATATCAGTCAACTAACATATGCTAAAAATACATGTGAATGTCACATGCAATCATTAGGATGGAATGGATATCCTGTTCAG GCTAGTGATGTTACTGATGCAGCAGTTACAGAAGAAAGAATTTTGCCATTGCAATATATCTTAGACAATGTGATAGGTAGACGATACCTTTCTCAATTTCTCGAACAAGTTGCCAGTCAGGATTTGATTGGGTATTGGGCAGCTGTACAAGAATTACGCAATGCAGATAAATCTAATTGGCATCAATTGGGAGCTGAAATCTTTTACACTTATATAACATCTCCAACAGCTGAAATAAAAGTTGACAGAGCTATTCGTAAGAAAATGGAAAGCTTTTTGTTAGGTGATATAGGGCCAAATGTATTTTACGAAGTTCAAGATAATGTTGTTAAAATTTTGGAAGAAAAGTATTATCCTTCTTTTATGGTTAGtgatcaatataaaaatatgcaaGAAGCATTGCTTAATGAAAGAGTAGATG ACTTAGTGGAGGATCGACATATGGGAAATGGAACATTATCagaaaatatatctttattCGTTGGAGAACATTCAAACTATGCTCGCAGTAAATTGGACCAATtacaagaaaaattaaataataaaatgcaaGCTTTACAAGCATTAAAATCTTCGTTAAAACCAGAAAGTAAGGTTCTAAACTTTTTGGCCAAAGAAGTTGAATGGTTACAAAGTGAGAAAAAGCAATTAGAAGCCCATTTAACTCATACAGAAATGTGGGCAGAACATTTGGGTCATTGGAGAGCAGAAGTGCAAAGTGCAGAA GTACCAGATAATGGAGAATCTCCACAGTTTGTTTTAGTTGTCCATATGACAGAAGGTGAAGACAACACTGAAAGTATATATAGTGGTTGGGTCGTACTAAGAAAATTACAAGATTTTCAAGATCTTCACAGAAAACTTCGCCAATTGTGTTCTAATGTGAAAAATTTAGATTTACCTTCGCAACCTTTAAAATTTTTTGGAAAATCTGATAAAAATACTTTGGACAAAGCTAAAAtgcaaatacaaaaatatttaaat TTTGTTTTAGAAGATGAAAAATTGAATCAGAGCGAAGCTTTATATACATTCCTTAGTCCAAGTTCAGAACATTTGAAATATGCTCCTCCTTCTCCTAAAAAATCTCGATTCTCTTTATCGACATTATTTAAAAC ATCTAACAACAACAGTGAATTGCGTGataaggaagaggaagaagatttTTCACTGCTATTAGATGATACAGATAGTGGTCGATCAGCCACGGATGGAATTTTTAATGTTAATAAAGATGCAATAGCAGAACCACTTTATACACTTTTAGGTGAAATTTTCGATCTACGAGGAGTATTTCGATGGCTTCGACGGTCGTTAATTACCTTCGTTCAAATTACCTATGGCCGAACTATAAACAG GCAAATCAGAGATACTATTGCATGGGTGTTCTCAGAGCCAATGCTTCATTACTATATACAATTGTTTACGAAATCATGGTGGCCAAATGGTCATTTAGTTTTTGAAGCAACTTTTCGTACGGACGAAGAAAAACTAAAAACGAGAGGCGAAGCACGAAGACAGTTCTTAAATAACATTCCTGATGTCTTAACAAATTTAGTAGGAGCACAAAGTGCACAACGTGgtgcaataaaaatatttgattcttTACAGAATGtgaatttaaataaacaattattctAT GATATCTTTGAAGTTCTGATGTACGAAGTATTTCCGGAATTTAAACGAAAACAATAA